In a genomic window of Anoplopoma fimbria isolate UVic2021 breed Golden Eagle Sablefish chromosome 6, Afim_UVic_2022, whole genome shotgun sequence:
- the LOC129092760 gene encoding putative nuclease HARBI1: MLVQMLPRQKAHGWSHEMEVLITVYWLTCGASYRVTADIFAMPLATVCRTIHNVVEEMMTILHRIINFPKTEEMEEVGAGHEAFRCAAGAIDGASAKGAFLDVYIGNTGSVHDALVLRRSPMYKQALYPPAGYMLLGDGGYPCLQRPVAIMTPYRQPVASQVEARYNRHHAKARNIIERTFGILKTRWRSIFLRALEIRPLFAPKVIGACCILHNMCVAAGDILEEEEEEEEEGPGPDDSEDVAEVVQRELSGNGVRGRLAAQLSAPGELPVCLREHDYI, translated from the exons ATGCTGGTCCAGATGCTGCCCCGGCAAAAAGCCCATGGATGGAGCCATGAAATGGAGGTGCTGATCACGGTGTACTGGCTTACCTGTGGAGCTTCCTACAGGGTAACTGCAGACATCTTTGCCATGCCACTAGCCACCGTTTGCAGGACCATCCACAACGTCGTGGAGGAAATGATGACCATCCTCCACAGAATAATTAATTTCCCCAaaacagaggagatggaggaggtgggggctGGCCATGAGGCATTCCGCTGTGCTGCCGGTGCCATCGACGG GGCATCTGCCAAGGGCGCATTTCTGGATGTGTACATTGGCAATACAGGATCTGTACATGACGCGCTAGTACTTAGAAGATCTCCGATGTACAAGCAGGCCCTGTATCCACCAGCTGGGTACATGCTATTAGGAGATGGAGGATACCCGTGCCTGCAGCGTCCTGTTGCCATCATGACACCATACCGCCAGCCTGTAGCAA GCCAAGTTGAAGCCCGGTACAACAGGCACCATGCAAAAGCAAGGAACATTATTGAGCGCACCTTTGGCATCCTGAAAACGCGCTGGCGCTCCATCTTCCTGAGGGCCCTGGAGATCCGGCCTCTGTTCGCCCCGAAGGTGATTGGTGCCTGCTGCATCCTCCACAACATGTGCGTGGCAGCAGGTGAtatcctggaggaggaggaggaggaggaggaggagggtccgGGACCAGATGACAGCGAGGATGTTGCAGAAGTCGTTCAGAGGGAGCTGTCGGGGAACGGTGTCCGAGGAAGGCTTGCTGCCCAGCTTTCTGCTCCTGGAGAACTGCCTGTGTGTCTGCGTGAACATGACTACATCTAG
- the si:dkey-191g9.5 gene encoding rap1 GTPase-GDP dissociation stimulator 1 codes for MVYRCVCVADSLSEALKAISVSTELIEEELKPHLDTMLAALLEKKKDAAVEIARSGILPILAQALRSKSCLSCQVALVVAEMAREAAVREPCIEAGLVKVLVPHLSSNNQEMLLNTGRAIGRICFDSSYQQDQLVQSGVIPRLVSIIREYPENEPLVNVCLLALCNLADMDSARDALTELDVAGILTFQLKRAPDAERRHIILEILGSLGESDTLKLQFAESGVPEALSEMIHGLQGGSDPHDLCSIKIASNLIVSLLLGDESMQRCFGEGSGLVYQDVLSWLQSHNTQLQLSGALAIANFARNDSNCVKMLDLGVVPHILTLLEQHVDEGDVSVQHAGLSALRNLAIPATNKVRMLEDGVTERIKSLLRSDMPPVQFKLLGTLRMMVDGQEEAALVLGRDAVLLARVMEWCEAKDHAGVRGEASRLLAALIRHSRSPEVIHAVAKADGVRHLISMATSEHVIMQNEALVALAIASAIDIESVKDLFQEAELLPMLKKMLEDPVGAVEVKFSALGLICSLANSSVMKVELNSVNMKESLSKLTDHSSSKLASQASSILATLSDTS; via the exons ATGGTGTATCGTTGTGTCTGTGTTGCAGACTCTCTGAGCGAGGCCCTAAAGGCCATCAGTGTGAGTACAGAGCTGATTGAAGAGGAGCTCAAGCCTCATTTGGACACAATGCTGGCCGCTCTTCTTGAAAAGA AGAAGGATGCTGCTGTTGAGATCGCCAGAAGTGGGATTCTGCCCATACTGGCTCAAGCCTTAAGGAGCAAAAGCTGCCTGAGCTGCCAGGTGGCTCTGGTGGTGGCAGAGATGGCCAGAGAAG ctGCAGTCAGGGAGCCTTGCATCGAGGCAGGCCTGGTGAAGGTGCTGGTTCCCCATCTGAGCAGCAATAACCAGGAGATGCTGCTAAACACCGGCCGGGCCATCGGACGCATCTGCTTCGACAGCT CCTACCAACAGGACCAGTTAGTCCAGAGCGGTGTAATCCCCAGGCTGGTGTCCATTATAAGGGAGTATCCAGAGAACGAGCCCCTGGTCAATGTCTGCCTGCTGGCCCTTTGTAACTTGGCTGACATGG ACTCTGCAAGGGATGCCCTGACTGAGCTGGACGTGGCTGGGATACTGACCTTTCAGCTGAAGCGGGCGCCTGATGCAGAACGCCGGCACATCATCCTGGAGATACTGGGCTCACTGGGCGAGAGCG ATACGCTGAAGCTGCAGTTTGCAGAGTCTGGAGTACCAGAGGCTTTATCAGAGATGATTCATGGTCTGCAGGGAGGTTCTGACCCACACGACCTCTGCAGCATCAAGATCGCCTCCAACCTCATCGTGTCCCTGCTTTTGGGAG ATGAGTCCATGCAGAGGTGTTTTGGTGAGGGATCAGGTCTGGTGTATCAGGACGTTCTGTCCTGGCTGCAGAGCCACAACACCCAGCTGCAGCTGTCCGGAGCCCTGGCCATCGCCAACTTCGCCAGGAACg ACAGTAACTGTGTGAAGATGCTGGACCTCGGTGTGGTTCCTCACATCCTGACCTTGTTGGAGCAGCATGTCGACGAAGGAGACGTGTCCGTTCAACATGCTGGTCTGAGCGCGCTCAGAAACCTGGCCATCCCTG CCACCAACAAAGTGCGAATGCTGGAGGACGGGGTGACCGAAAGGATAAAGAGCCTGCTGCGCTCCGACATGCCGCCAGTTCAGTTCAAACTGCTGGGCACCCTACGCATGATGGTGGACGGACAAG aggaggCAGCTCTGGTGCTGGGGAGGGACGCTGTGCTGCTGGCTCGGGTCATGGAGTGGTGTGAAGCCAAAGACCACGCAGGAGTGAGAGGAGAAGCCAGTCGCCTCCTGGCTGCCCTCATCAGACACAGCCGCAGCCCT GAAGTTATCCATGCTGTAGCCAAAGCAGATGGGGTTCGGCACCttatctccatggcaacaagtGAACATGTCATCATGCAGAATGAGGCCCTGGTTGCCCTGGCGATAGCATCTGCCATTGACATTG AGTCTGTGAAGGATCTGTTTCAGGAGGCCGAGCTGTTGCCCATGCTGAAGAAGATGTTGGAGGATCCAGTTGGGGCAGTTGAAGTCAAGTTCAGTGCTTTAGGTCTCATCTGCAGCCTTGCTAACTCCA